In Candidatus Neomarinimicrobiota bacterium, a genomic segment contains:
- a CDS encoding CADD family putative folate metabolism protein, with amino-acid sequence MNDTKLLADIDQEIMERDLLKHPFYQAWSEGALSIESLRGYAIQYYQFVNMFPRLLSAVHSNCEDLVTRQSILENLAEEENFEKPHPVLWLNFAKALSLSTEEITNSKSLEETEKAMEILTDICRNRHYLAGSAALYAYESRVPEIAGIKIDGLKKYYGIDGEKGLEYFTLHKEVDILHAEIWRNVISSEELSEDVRNEIMDSVREAMSAYNMILDGVQREYASA; translated from the coding sequence ATGAATGATACTAAACTATTGGCGGATATAGACCAAGAAATCATGGAAAGAGACCTTTTAAAACATCCATTTTATCAGGCATGGTCTGAGGGCGCCCTTTCGATCGAATCGTTACGCGGATACGCAATTCAATATTATCAGTTTGTTAATATGTTCCCGCGTTTATTAAGCGCTGTCCACTCCAACTGTGAGGATTTAGTTACCAGGCAATCAATTCTTGAAAATCTTGCTGAAGAAGAAAATTTTGAAAAGCCACATCCTGTGCTCTGGTTGAACTTCGCCAAGGCTTTATCGTTATCCACAGAAGAAATAACCAATTCCAAATCTCTTGAAGAGACTGAAAAGGCTATGGAAATATTAACTGATATTTGCAGGAATAGACACTATCTCGCAGGTTCGGCGGCACTTTATGCTTATGAATCTCGAGTACCCGAAATAGCAGGTATCAAGATAGATGGTCTGAAAAAATACTATGGGATTGACGGGGAAAAGGGTTTAGAATATTTTACGCTCCATAAAGAGGTGGACATTCTGCACGCAGAAATATGGCGAAATGTCATTTCAAGCGAAGAATTGAGCGAGGATGTGAGAAATGAAATTATGGATAGTGTGAGAGAAGCTATGTCCGCATATAATATGATTCTTGATGGAGTACAGAGAGAATACGCCTCGGCATAG